A window of Thermoanaerobaculia bacterium genomic DNA:
GATCGGGGAAACGGGATCGGCGTTCCATGATGGCCTCCTCCTCCTGATACGCGCGAACTCCAGGGAGGTTTCCCGCCTGATCTTCGCCCCGTCCGTGGAAGAGGACAAAAAAAAGCCCCGGCCGAAGCCGGGGCGTGAGTGAAGCCGGTACGATCAGTAGCGGCTGCGGGAGTACCCGCCGCGGGACGCGCCGGCGGCGCCGCCGCGATTCTCCATCGGGCGCGCCTCGTTGACCGTGAGAGCGCGGCCGCCGAAGTCCTGGCCGTTCAAGGCCGACATCGCGTTGCGCGCTTCGTCGTCGTTGGAGAACTCGACGAATCCGAACCCCTTCGGCCGTCCGGTCTCCCGGTCGGTGATGAGGCGGACGGACTCGGGCGTTCCGTATCCGGCGAAGAGGTCCCGAATCTGGTCCTCGCTGACGCTGAAGGGAAGGTTTCCGACATAGAGCTTCATGAGATTGTCCTTTACCTGCCGGATCCAATCCGGCGTGAAATCATTACCGCAAAATTTTCGGCGGGGACTCGCGGCGAAGACGACCCGACGTTTTCTTCGGTATCGTCGGATTCTGCTGCGAAGAGACGAAGGCGAGCGATCGAAGAAATGGCAGTGTACCCGAACCCTCGCGGAAAAGCAAGCCTGCCAGCAGGTTGCTGAAAAAGGGTCCGTGGCGGGGTTGCGAGCGCCCGCGGGCTCGAATGTAAGACGCCGCGCCGAAGGCGATGCCGGGCATCGTCTCGGCGCGGCAACGAAGCAGGCGAGCCCGCGCCGCCGCAACCTTCTGGTGGCGCGAGTTTTGCCGTTCGCGCGTTGTAAAGATCCGGCGCTCGGCGTCGTCGTGCTGAGGCGCCGCGCCATCCTGCGAACGATCAGCAAGACTCGTGACACGCCGCCCGGGTTCGTTTTTCAGCAGCCTGCTAGGCTTCGTCGGCCGTCGGCCCGTAGATCGGGGGCACCGGGACGCCGAGCAGGCGCAGGTAGACGGCGAGCTGGCCGCGGTGATGATACGAGTGATTCAGGAGCACGGTTCGGAGGAAGGCGTGCTTGGGCAGATGGGCCATCGTCACGTCGCCCCGGCGAAACAGGAACTTCTTCTCCAGATCCTCGTCGGAGAGCTTCGAAAGAGCTTCGCGCGCCGATTCGAGGCCCGCCGTGAAGGCCGCGACGATCGCCCCGGTCGAATCGGGAAGCGGCGGCTGCCGCACGACCATCACGTCCGCCTCCTCGTGGGACGCCATCGCGGCGATCCTCGCGGGAAGCGCCGCGAGGTGCCAGGCGAGATCCCCGATCGAGCGCGAGCGCGGATGCGGCTTCCAGTCGAGCTTGTCCGAGGGAACGCGCCCGAGGACCTTCTTCGTCGTCTCTCCTTCGCGGAGCATTTCTCGAACGATGGCGTCGATTTTCGGCATGGGGCCTCCCGTTGCCATTCTTACCCGAAAAGCGGGTGCCGCGGATCAGCCGGGAGGGCCGGGCCCATCGAAGACCTCCCGGATGGCCCGCTCGCGATAATCGAAGATGCGGCGAAGCTGCGGGCCGACCCAGAAGGCGTGGGCGATTCGCCCGAGAACTCCGAAGGGCAGCTCGTATTCGATGCGGTCGCGCATCCGGACCCCGTCTCCCACCGCGGCGAAAGCATGCGTGTGAGTCCAGGAGCGGTACGGCCCGCGCTCCTGGACGTCGGAGAACGAGCGGCCCTCGTCCCAGGACGTGATGAGCGTCGTCCAGCCCACGGGGATACCGAGCAGCCGGATCGTGTATCGCATGCGGTCGCCGGCCCGGAGCTTGCGGTCCGGCGCCTCGACGATCCGGAAGCGCATCGCAGGGGGCGTGAGCCGCGCGAGGTTCCGCGGATCCGAGAAGAAGTCGAAGACGGACGCCAGAGGAGCGCGGACGAGCGTCGTTCGTTCCAGGAGCACGCCTCTTCCTATCACCGACCCCGCCCTTTCCGCCGACGTTACGCTCCCGGCGTGCCGGAAGAGCGCGCGACCGTCGTTTCGCGGCGTCGCGCGACGCCGCCCCCGCCTCCCATCCCGGGCCGCATTTCCTGCTGGTGAGCCCGCGGACGGCGGCCTCGCGGCGGCGCGCTGGAGAACTTCGTTTTCCGGTTGCTCGCGCTCGTGGCGCTCCCGGAGAACGGAAAGCACTGCTTCGGCGAACACCCGCGCGGCGCGGCCCGGCGCGCCCGGGACCGCCCGTCCGCGTGCGCGCGAGATCTCGCTGCTCCTCGGGGTCGTTCAGGACGCGAGCGGGCGACGAAAGCGCGGCGCCGCGCCGGCGGGCCGGCGAAATTCGAAGCCGATGCGCTGAGACCGGCCGCCCGCGCGTCCGGGAGAGGTCACCTCGGCGACACTTCGGCGGGCCTCTCGGCGGGCGTTTCGACGACGCGGAGCGGCGGGCGGCCGCCGGGCGGCGCCGTGAAGAACGCGGTCTGCGAACGGGATGGCGGGCACGAGACGTGCTCGGCCTCGACCCACCATGCCATCCGCCCGTCCGCGCGCGTCGTGAGACGCGTCGTCGCGGCGTTGACCGTCGCCGCGAGGCGGGACGGCGCGCCGTCGGAGGAGGTCCAGATCCGGTAGCCGTTGACGCCCGGTCCTCCGCCGCTCCACTTCAGCGTCACGAGGTGGCCCGTGACGGTCTCTTCCAGCGCCGGCTCCAGCAGCGCCGCCCGCGCGGGGAAGCAGACCGGTTCGCCGACGTACAGGTCGTGGTCGGCGAAGTCGGTGTGCCCGTCCCAGTAGGCGAGGTTGAAGAGCCGCGATTCCAGGAAGCCGTACGCGACCTTCCCGCCCCTTTCGGCGCGGACGATCGCCGTCACGTTGGAGCCGCCGAAGTGATGGACGATCTTTCCGTCGGCCGAGAAGGGGCAGCGGCCGACGAGGACCCGGCCGCCGGCGTCCGTGTGGAGATCGAGGTCGGGGACGTCGTCGTAGTACTTCGTGATGAAATGCCCGGGCACTCCTGTCGCCTGATAGACACGGACGTCGGCGTCGGGGATCGGGTGGCCGTTCGCGTCGCGGATCGTCAGCCGGTTCTGCGCGGGGAGGTCGTTTAAGAACGATCCTTCGTTGTCCGGGTCGTTCGAGCTCCCCTCGATCGCGCGGTGGTGAGCGATGAAGTTCAGCGCGATCGCGCTCACGCGGTCGACGAACGAGTAGTCCTGGTTCATGAGGCCCTGCTCGGGCGTGAAGTGGACGTATCCGCCCGATTCCGGCATCAGCGGCGTCCCGGCGACCGGAACGCCTCCTTCCGTGATGGCGACCTCGCTCCCGTCCGACAGCCCGGTCCAGACGTTCCAGCCGTAGACGTCGACGAGGTACCGGGCGTGGCCGAGCTCGTGAATGAGCGACCCGGAGAGATAGAACGAGTTCTGGTCTCCGACGGTACGGAAATCGTCGAAGTACGCGGTTCCGGTCGAGG
This region includes:
- a CDS encoding RNA-binding protein; the protein is MKLYVGNLPFSVSEDQIRDLFAGYGTPESVRLITDRETGRPKGFGFVEFSNDDEARNAMSALNGQDFGGRALTVNEARPMENRGGAAGASRGGYSRSRY
- a CDS encoding DinB family protein → MPKIDAIVREMLREGETTKKVLGRVPSDKLDWKPHPRSRSIGDLAWHLAALPARIAAMASHEEADVMVVRQPPLPDSTGAIVAAFTAGLESAREALSKLSDEDLEKKFLFRRGDVTMAHLPKHAFLRTVLLNHSYHHRGQLAVYLRLLGVPVPPIYGPTADEA
- a CDS encoding SRPBCC family protein → MLLERTTLVRAPLASVFDFFSDPRNLARLTPPAMRFRIVEAPDRKLRAGDRMRYTIRLLGIPVGWTTLITSWDEGRSFSDVQERGPYRSWTHTHAFAAVGDGVRMRDRIEYELPFGVLGRIAHAFWVGPQLRRIFDYRERAIREVFDGPGPPG